The DNA sequence TCTTGATTCAACCATAGCTTGACGATCTCTAGCTGCATCATATTCGGCGTTTTCAGAAAGGTCACCTTGAGCTCTAGCCTCTTTAAGAGCTTCTTGAACTAAAGGACGTTCAACGTTTACTAAATTCTCATATTCTTTTTTATATTTTTCAAGTGTTTCTAATGCTATATATATTTTTTGATCATTTTGGTTTTGTGCTGCCATTTTAGCCTCCTAATTAATATTATTTTACCATTAACTTTTATATGTTTTTAATCTTTTTTAATGAATAAATATTTTGTTTTTACAAATGAATACTCATGTGGAATTTTATTATTTTCTAATTCACTTTTTAATAAAGAAAATCCTTGTTTGTTCGTTTTAGAGTATTTGATTATTATCATTCCATTTTTGTTTAATTTTGAATACATTTTTCTGTAAATTGAAAATGGATCGATGTCATTAAAAACTATCACTGAATCTAAATTTTCTTCATTATACTCAATCGGTTTGTAATTAATAATTTTGTTTTCAGTTTTATTAGCTACTTCGTTTCATTTTTCAGCATCAAAAAATTCAGGAATGTAATAAAGTGATTTTTTAGCAACTTCTTGTGCAGTTGCAAATGAATATAACTCATCACTAACAATTAAATTTTTTTCGTAATTATTTCTACAGATTGTTTGAATCATGAACTCAATGTCTAAAGTATCAATTTTACAAGGGAATAGTTCAGAGAATGAAGCTGGTAATTCACCATATTTTTCTCTAATTTTGACTATTTCCTCTTGCATTTTTGAGTCATAATCACTGATTAATTTCTTTTGCATTTTTTTTGCTTTCAGAATTAAGAACATTCCTATAGATAAACCGACTACAAATACAACTATAGCACTGATAATTAATCCTAATTTCATAAAACTCCTAATTTAAATATCTTTCCAAAATAATTACAGCAGCTAATTTATCCTTATGTTTTTTTCTCTTTTGACGTGATAAACCAGCTTGAATCATGATGTTTTCAGCATCTTTTGTTGAACCATATTCATTAATAAATTTGATAGGTAGTTTTTTATCTATTTCAATTAGTTTTGATTCAAGTTTGTTTTTGAAGTTTTCTACCATTATTGTTCGCTCGCTTTTAGAGCCATTTGAACGAAGCGGTAAACCTAAAATTATTTCATCAACATTTTTATATGATTCAAGATAATTAATTGTTTTTGAAATTACTGAATCAAAGTCATTTTCATCAAATCTAAAATTTTCAAGCGGACTTGCAATTATAGCTAATTCATCAGATATAGCAAAACCGCAAGTTCTAGTACCTAAATCTAAAGCTAACTTACGCATTTTTTGTAAAAAGTTCAGCTATATCGAATTTTTTATTAATTCTTCCCATTGATAAGATTTGATTTCCACCACCTCTTCCATCAAATTTTTCCCAAATTAATTTAGCGAATTGATTTGAGTCATATTTTTTAGACGCAATAGAAATAACTGATGGTAAAG is a window from the Mycoplasma anserisalpingitidis genome containing:
- a CDS encoding BC85_0335 family putative methyltransferase is translated as MKLGLIISAIVVFVVGLSIGMFLILKAKKMQKKLISDYDSKMQEEIVKIREKYGELPASFSELFPCKIDTLDIEFMIQTICRNNYEKNLIVSDELYSFATAQEVAKKSLYYIPEFFDAEKWNEVANKTENKIINYKPIEYNEENLDSVIVFNDIDPFSIYRKMYSKLNKNGMIIIKYSKTNKQGFSLLKSELENNKIPHEYSFVKTKYLFIKKD
- the ruvX gene encoding Holliday junction resolvase RuvX, whose protein sequence is MRKLALDLGTRTCGFAISDELAIIASPLENFRFDENDFDSVISKTINYLESYKNVDEIILGLPLRSNGSKSERTIMVENFKNKLESKLIEIDKKLPIKFINEYGSTKDAENIMIQAGLSRQKRKKHKDKLAAVIILERYLN